In one Saimiri boliviensis isolate mSaiBol1 chromosome 3, mSaiBol1.pri, whole genome shotgun sequence genomic region, the following are encoded:
- the LOC101027774 gene encoding TM2 domain-containing protein 1-like — protein MAAAWPSSLSALEAVTVRLLGVLWLVSVTTGPWGAVATSAGGVASLKCEDLKVGQYPLVGVADPKVNEATQESVNCTNHTARVSCFPAPNITSKYSSGNETHFTGNEVGFFKPMSCQNINGCSYKVAVASSLFLGWLGVDRFYLGYRVLGLLKFCTVGFCGIGSLIDFILISVQIVGPPDGSSYIIDYYEARLTRLSIINETFRKTQLYP, from the exons ATGGCAGCTGCCTGGCCTTCCAGCCTGTCTGCTCTGGAGGCCGTGACTGTCAGACTCCTCGGTGTCCTATGGTTAGTCTCAGTCACCACAGGACCCTGGGGGGCTGTTGCCACCTCTGCCGGGGGCGTGGCGTCACTTAAGTGTGAGGACCTCAAAGTGGGACAATATCCTCT AGTTGGGGTTGCAGATCCAAAAGTAAATGAAGCTACGCAAGAATCAGTTAACTGTACAAACCACACAGCTCGTGTTTCATGTTTTCCAGCACCCAACATAACTTCTAAGTATTCCAGTGGCAATGAAACACATTTTACTGGGAATGAAGTTGGTTTTTTCAAGCCCATGTCTTGCCAAAATATAAATGGCTGTTCATACAAAGTGGCAGTTGCATCGTCTCTTTTTCTTGGATGGTTGGGAGTAGATCGATTTTACCTTGGATACCGTGTCTTGGGTTTGTTAAAGTTTTGCACTGTAGGGTTTTGTGGAATTGGGAGCCTAATtgatttcattcttatttcagTGCAGATTGTTGGACCTCCAGATGGAAGTAGTTACATTATAGATTATTATGAAGCCAGACTTACGAGACTGAGTATTATTaatgaaacatttagaaaaacacaattatatccgtaa